The sequence ATGATGCGCACACGGAAGGTCCACCGTTGGCCCCCGATGTACCACTTCATCCCTAATAATTAGGGCATACCGCACCTCGGTGCCCTCCGGGCGATGTCAGGGTGTCATCAATTCGAATTACCTGCACACGAGATGTGTGGACATGGAAACGAACTCGCGCAATTACGGCCGTAGTCCCGCGCGCCTGTCCGTCGAATTGCAGTGCGGTGCGTACCCCGCGCCGGGACGGCCTGTCCGACATCCTGTCAGCTGCCGCATGGAGAGGGCCCGTTGGTGGCACGATGGTTCTGGCGGGGGTGCGGGCCGTACCCCCGGGCCGGCAGAGGGACCGACCGAGGGTTGTGATCAGTTGTGGCCATTTCGCTGTCCGTAGTGGTGCTGTTGGCGGTCATCCTGGTGGTGCTCATAAGAGGCAAGAGCCTCAAGGCGGGACCGGCCCTCGTGGCCATACTCTTCGGCTTCTTCCTGGCCTCCAGCGGCATGGCGCCGTCCATCCAGCGGTTCCTGAACTCGATAGCGGACTCGATCTCCTCCATCAAGTTCTGACCGGCCGCCGCTACCGCCGCTAGTGGAACCGGTGCCGCTGCTCGGCCGGCTGCCGGCTGATGAACACCAGCCGGTCGAAGTCCACGGCCACCCCGCGCAGCAGCAGGTCCACCAGCGCGCGTGCCGAGGACGCGTCGACGGGTGCCTCGCCGAAGAGCGCCCGCCGGTACACCACCGAGGCGAGCAGGTCCACGAACAGCTCGGGGTCCACGTCCGGCTGGAGGTCCCCGCGCCCGACGGCCCGCCGCACCGCGACCGCGGCGGCCGCCCGACCCGGCTGTACGAGGCTGCGCAGCAGGTACTCGTGGAGCCCGGGGTCGGCGGAGCAGTCGGCGATCAGCGGCGCGAGCACCCCGGCCGGCAACCGCTCGTGCAGCACCTCGGCGAGCAGCCGCACGCTCTGGTGCAGATCGCAGCGCGTGCAGCCGTTGTCCGGGGCGGGCGGTACGACGAGGACCGAGGCGAGCGCGTCGATCACCAGGCGCTGCCGCTGGGGCCAGCGGCGGCGGATGGCGGCCTTGCTGGTGCCCGCGACGGCCGCCACCTTCTCCAGGGCGAGGGCGCCGTAGCCGTCCTCGCGCAGCAGCCGTACGGTCGCCGCCAGCACCGCCGCGTCGATCGCCGGGTCCCTGGGCCGGCCGCCGGCCGCCGGGCTCACGCGGCGACGTCCTCGGGGTACCAGCGCAGCTCCACGGTGTTTCCCTCGGGATCGCGCACATAGACCGACTGCGCGGAGCCCCGGGCGCCCCACCGCGGCACCGGCCCCTCGATCACGTCGAAGGCCTGGGAGGCGACGACCTCCTGCCAGTCCAGCGGGTCCACCACCAGGCAGATGTGGTCGACGTTGGACTCGCCGCGCGGCCGCTCGAACAGATCGATGACGGTCGTGGCGCTGACCCGCACCGACGGGAACGGCACCTTCCCGGCCCGCCACTCCTCCACCCGCTCGCCCGCGAGCCCCAGCGGCCCCGTGTAGAACGCCAGTGCCCGCTCGACGTCCGAGACGTTGAGCACCAGATGGTCGAAGTCCTTGATCCGCATGTCGGACGCCCCCTGCCGTGGTCGTGCCCAGTTATGTTCCGTACCGGTACGGAACATAACCCATGTACCGGGGAACGACAAAGGCCCAGGTACCGGGGAACGACGAAGGCCCAGGGAGAGGAGACAACCTCTCACCTGGGCCTTCGGCATCCAGAGCGGGCGACGGGAATCGAACCCGCGTAGCTAGTTTGGAAGACTAGGGCTCTACCATTGAGCTACGCCCGCAGCGCTGCGCCGCAGGTCGAGGACCGCGGCACTCAGGCATCGTAGCGGGTCGCCCGCCGCTTGGGCCAACACGTTCCGATCACCGAACACCACGCGCCCCGCCTCGAAGAATGCGGCCGACGCGGGCCGCCCGGCCATGTACCCTACGTGTCGCACACAGACGGGGTGTGGCGCAGCTTGGTAGCGCGTCCGCTTTGGGAGCGGAAGGCCGTGGGTTCAAATCCCGCCACCCCGACCACCGATCGGCTCTTTCGCCGGGTTCCGGGCCGGTTCCGGCCGGGTCCGGCCACACCCGCCGGCGGCGCCGCGAAGATCGCCTTTTGGGGCGCCGAACGCCTGCGGTTACTATGCAAGCTGCACGCCCGTGTGCCCCGGCCCTCACGGCCTACGTACTCCTCCGGGCGGCGAATCCGCCGGAGCTGTCTGGCTCCGGCAGAACCCAAGCAGTCAGCCACAAGGAGACCGAACCGTGAAGAGCGCCGTGGAGACCCTGAACCCGACCCGGGTTCGGCTCACTGTCGAGGTGCCCTTCGAGGAGCTCAAGGACAGCCTCGACGCGGCGTACAGCAAGATCAACCAGCAGGTCACGGTGAAGGGCTTCCGCAAG is a genomic window of Streptomyces sp. WP-1 containing:
- a CDS encoding TetR/AcrR family transcriptional regulator, with the translated sequence MSPAAGGRPRDPAIDAAVLAATVRLLREDGYGALALEKVAAVAGTSKAAIRRRWPQRQRLVIDALASVLVVPPAPDNGCTRCDLHQSVRLLAEVLHERLPAGVLAPLIADCSADPGLHEYLLRSLVQPGRAAAAVAVRRAVGRGDLQPDVDPELFVDLLASVVYRRALFGEAPVDASSARALVDLLLRGVAVDFDRLVFISRQPAEQRHRFH
- a CDS encoding VOC family protein, with the protein product MRIKDFDHLVLNVSDVERALAFYTGPLGLAGERVEEWRAGKVPFPSVRVSATTVIDLFERPRGESNVDHICLVVDPLDWQEVVASQAFDVIEGPVPRWGARGSAQSVYVRDPEGNTVELRWYPEDVAA